Proteins co-encoded in one Lynx canadensis isolate LIC74 chromosome C1, mLynCan4.pri.v2, whole genome shotgun sequence genomic window:
- the KCNE4 gene encoding potassium voltage-gated channel subfamily E member 4, with protein MEPLNSTHPSTAAPSGHLVSHVPGSRSSNGNEYFYILVVMSFYGIFLIGIMLGYMKSKRREKKSSLLLLYKDEERLWGEAMKPLPMVSGLRSVQVPMMLNMLQESVAPALSCTLCSMEGDSVSSESSTPDVHLTIQEEGADDELGETSETLLNESSEGSSENIHQNS; from the coding sequence ATGGAGCCTCTGAACAGCACGCACCCCAGCACCGCAGCCCCCAGCGGCCACCTCGTGTCCCACGTGCCGGGCAGCAGGAGCAGCAACGGCAACGAGTACTTCTACATTCTGGTCGTCATGTCCTTCTACGGCATCTTCTTGATCGGAATCATGCTGGGCTATATGAAATCTAAGAGGCGGGAGAAGAAGTCCAGCCTGCTGCTGCTGTACAAGGATGAGGAGAGGCTCTGGGGTGAGGCCATGAAGCCGCTGCCCATGGTGTCGGGCCTGAGGTCGGTGCAGGTGCCCATGATGCTAAACATGCTGCAGGAGAGTGTGGCGCCTGCCCTGTCCTGTACCCTCTGCTCCATGGAAGGCGACAGCGTGAGCTCCGAGTCCTCCACACCGGACGTGCACCTCACCAtccaggaggagggggcagacgATGAGCTGGGGGAGACCTCGGAGACGCTCCTCAACGAAAGCAGCGAAGGCTCCTCGGAGAACATTCATCAGAATTCCTAG